Sequence from the Bacillus sp. es.036 genome:
TTCTCGATTTGCTCTCGGCTTGTATCTGGCTTGAGAGCTGTGTGGTCAATCATTTTCGCTAGTTCTTTATTCATGGTTGTCATCCTTCCAGTTCTGTATAAGTAGGCTAAGCCCCTCTATTTAAAACGAAGCAACTGCAGCTGTTGGTTCATCCTCATTCATAACACGAACGAATTGTCCTTCGTTATAAGGATAGCCCGCCTTTGTGATTTTCACTTTAACTATTTTTCCTATCATTGCTTCTGATGCTTCAAAAATCACTTTCATATAGTTCGCCGAATACCCGACATATAAGTCTGAAGTCTGATCTTCCTTGTATTTCTCTTCAGGAATAACTTCAAGAACTTCTCCTTCATAGTGAGACGCGTACTCTTTTGCCAGCTGATTGGAAAGCTCAATCAAATGATGAACTCGCTTATTCTTAATTTCATCATCTACCTGGTCTTCCATTCGCGCTGCTGGTGTACCTGTACGCCTAGAAAATGGGAAAACATGAAGTTCTGAGAATTTATGTTTTGCAATAAAATCATACGTTTCGTTAAATTCTTCTTCTGTTTCACCAGGGAATCCTACAATTACATCTGAAGTAATCGCAAGACCTGGAAGAGCTTGTTTCAAACGCTCTAAGCGCTCACCAAACATTTCCATTGTATACTTTCTTCTCATGCGCTGAAGCACCGTGTTTGAACCTGATTGAAGTGGAATATGCAAGTGCGGAACCACTTTTTCTGACTGATTTAATACTTCAATCACTTCATCCGTTACCTGACTTGCTTCAATAGAAGATATACGAATTCGTTTCAAACCTTTTACTTTCGCATCAAGATCACGAAGAAGTTGGGCAAAATTATACTCCTTTAAATCTTCTCCATATCCCGCTGTATGAATACCAGTCAGAACGATTTCTTTATAGCCCGCATCAACAAGTTGCTGCGCCTGAGTCAGAACAGCTTCAGGTTCACGCGACCTTAGAAGACCTCTTGCCCATGGAATAATGCAGAAAGTACAAAAATTGTTACACCCCTCTTGGATCTTAAGGGATGCGCGCGTACGATCCGTAAATGCTGGAACTTCAAGTTCTTCATATACCCGCGCTTTCATAATATTGCCTACACCGTTCACAGGCTCTCTCTCACGTTTATATTGCTCAATGTAATCAAGCATCTTCACGCGATCCTGTGTTCCTACCACTACATCCACACCAGGAATTGCCATAATTTCAGCAGGTGAGGTTTGAGCGTAACAACCCGTTACACAAATGACAGCATCTGGATTTTTTCGAATCGCTCGACGAATGACCTGTCGACTTTTCTTATCCCCAGTATTTGTTACGGTACAAGTATTAATAACATAAACATCCGATGCATGATCAAACTCCACTCGCTCATAATCATGATCTTTAAACAACTGCCAAATCGCTTCCGTTTCATAGTGATTCACTTTACAACCTAATGTATGGAATGCAACTGAAGGCATATCATCACCCCATTAATTCAAAATGATAAGAAATTGCTGCCAGTACATACATAGCAGCCGTTTCTGTTCGTAATATTCTAGGACCAAGTCCACATGAAGAGAACCCAGCTTCTTTCAAAGTGGCGACTTCATTTTCTGATAGCCCGCCTTCCGGACCAAACACAACCATAATTCGATCGTTCATATTTGCCTCGTGAAGCGTTTGAACGAGCTTAGCAGATTCTCCTGCTCTTGCTTCTTCTTCGTATGCAATTAACTTATGGTCATATGATTCACTCGTCTTAATCAGTGAGGAAAGGGATTGAGGCATATCAATCCTTGGAATCGTTGTTCGATGAGACTGCTCAGCCGCTTCTTTTGCAATTTTGTTTAGCCTCTGCAACTTTTTCACGCTTTTTTGCTCATCCCATTTTACAACAGAACGCTCAGCTTTAAAAGGAATAAACTGATCAGCACCAAGTTCTGCTCCTTTTTGTATAACCGTCTCAAGTTTGTCTCCTTTAGGTAACCCCTGTACAATTGTCACATTTACAGGTAACCTTTTTTGCTCGTCAAGCCACTCTTTTGGAATAGCTTTAATGAAGTCAGCTGATAGCTCATCTAATTCACAAATCGCTGATTGACCATCTTCTGTACAACAAATAATGCGATCCCCTACTGCCATCCTCATCACTCTTGAGATATGCTTGACATCTTCCCCTTCAATCAAAATATGATCTTGGTGAAGCTGAGATTTAGAGATAAAATATCGTTGCATGACTTCCTCTCCTTACGCGTGGGGCTTTCTCGCAATAAAGGCAACCCAATCTTCCATTTGAAGCGTTTCTTCAATTTCAAGGCCCTGTTCTAGAATCGATTGTTTCACTTCCTGTTTCTTGGCCGTAATGATACCAGAAGTAATAAAGGCACCACCAGGCTTAAGAACCCTAGCAACGTCATCTGTAAAACGAACGATAATTTCCGAAAGTAAGTTCGCCACAACCACATCATAGGACTCTTCTACACCCTCTAGAAGATTATTTTGACTCACGCTAATTTTGTGATGAACTTTATTAAGCTTTGTATTAAGAGCTGCGCTTTTTACAGCTATCTCATCAAGGTCAAGTGCATCCACTGAATCTGCACCTAAACTAGCTGCCGCAATACTTAATACCCCAGATCCGGTACCGACGTCAATCACACGGTGTCCTGGTTTAATAATTTTCTCCAGCGCTTGTACACATAAAACCGTTGTCGGATGTGTACCGGTTCCAAATGCCATTCCAGGATCAAGCTCAATAATAATTTCATCTGTTGTAACAGGCTGATAGTCTTCCCATGTAGGTGTAATGGTGATACGTTCAGAAATTTTGACAGGTTTATAATATTTTTTCCAAGCTGTAGCCCATTCTTCCTCATTTACTTCACTTATTTGAACAGTGTTATGCCCTAGATCAATATCATAGACAAGCAATCCATTAATCGCTTCTTTAATTTGTTCAACCGTTTCACCAAGAAAACTATTGACTGGTAAGTACGCCTTTAAAATAACGCCTTCCTCAGGATAATCATCAGGATTTAGCTGATAAACCTCTCCGAAAGTAGTATCCCATACTTTCACAAGATCCATCGGGTCTTCAATAACTACCCCACTGGCTCCTGCTTCATGTAGAATGTTTGACACCGCTTCAATCGCTTCGTTTGTTGTATGAATGCTTATTTCAGACCATTTCATTCATTGTCCACTCCTCTTTTGGATCCTTTTTTCGGAAAGGAAACAGGCAGGCCATATTGTACGGCCTGCTTGCTACCAGCTTTCATCTTGCTTATTCTCCCTTAAAAGCTTTTTTAACTTTAGAGAAAAAATTCTCATGTTGCTCATCAGGTACCTGTCCTGAAATCTCACTAAATTCACGTAAAAGATCTTTTTGACGGTCTGTTAAGTGTTTAGGAGTAATCACTTGAATTTTCACATGCTGATCTCCTTGACCGTATCCTCTCACGTTTTGAATTCCCTTGCCTTTAAGGCGGAAGTTCGTACCACTTTGTGTTCCAGCTGGAACCTTAAGTTTAACTTTTCCGTGGAGCGTTGGGACTTCAATTTCATCTCCAAGACCCGCTTGAGAGAACGTGATTGGCATCTGGCATAATACATCATCGCCACTTCGTTCGTAAAAATCATGTGATTTCACATAAACCACTACAAATAGATCTCCTGGAGGACCACCATTAACTCCAGCTTCGCCTTTACCAGTAATGCGAATTTGTTGACCTTCATCAATACCAGCAGGGATTTTAACATGGATCTTTTTCTTCACTTCCACTTTCCCTTTACCTCGGCAAGTTTTACATTTATCTTTAATAAGCTTACCAGTACCTTCACAATGGTGACAAACGCGACGATTAACAACGCGGCCAAACGGTGTGTTTTGTTCAACGTTTAATTGACCTGCACCACCACAGTGAGAACACGTCTCAGGAGATGTTCCAGGTTTTGCACCTGATCCATCACAAGTAGAACATTCCTCTTCTTTTGGTATATAAATATCCGTTTCTTTACCAAAAGCTGCTTCCTCAAATGTTAATTCCATGGAATATTGAAGGTCAGCACCCTGTCTTGGAGCATTTGGATTGCGTCGTCCACCTCCACCAAAGAACATATCAAAAATATCACCAAAGCCGCCAAAGTCAGCTCCGCCACCGCCAAAACCTTGGTTAGGATCGGCATGACCAAACTGATCGTACTGAGCTCTCTTTTGTGAGTCACTTAGTACCTCATACGCTTCTGTCACTTCTTTAAATTTCTCATCTGCACCAGGTTCCTGATTAATATCAGGATGGTATTGCTTGGCAAGCTTGCGATAAGCCTTTTTCATTTCAGCTTCCGAAGCATCTTTGCTAACGCCAAGCACTTCATAATAATCTCGTTTACTCATCGTATCCACTCCCGATTCTCTTCACATAACGTTTATCATATCATTGAGTTTATACGCTCTGCAATACTATATCGTTAGCACCAGTGAACGTTAACAGTTATCGTAGGCTAAACTGATCCTAGCTAAATAAAAATTGTAGCAGAAAACCATCGTTTTGCTCGCTAACCTCAAAAGTTCAACCCTTTCATGTATGGAAAAAAACGTGACTTGTGATTTTTTCTAGACTTTAAAGTTATTTCAATGAACCTTTTAACGCCACTTTATCAGTAAGTGGTTAACGGTTAAAATGAAAAAAGTCAAAGTCAAGATACGCCTGACTTTGACTTTTTTTCGTATCATTTTCTTACTTTTTTTCGTATCATTTTCTTACTT
This genomic interval carries:
- the mtaB gene encoding tRNA (N(6)-L-threonylcarbamoyladenosine(37)-C(2))-methylthiotransferase MtaB, which produces MPSVAFHTLGCKVNHYETEAIWQLFKDHDYERVEFDHASDVYVINTCTVTNTGDKKSRQVIRRAIRKNPDAVICVTGCYAQTSPAEIMAIPGVDVVVGTQDRVKMLDYIEQYKREREPVNGVGNIMKARVYEELEVPAFTDRTRASLKIQEGCNNFCTFCIIPWARGLLRSREPEAVLTQAQQLVDAGYKEIVLTGIHTAGYGEDLKEYNFAQLLRDLDAKVKGLKRIRISSIEASQVTDEVIEVLNQSEKVVPHLHIPLQSGSNTVLQRMRRKYTMEMFGERLERLKQALPGLAITSDVIVGFPGETEEEFNETYDFIAKHKFSELHVFPFSRRTGTPAARMEDQVDDEIKNKRVHHLIELSNQLAKEYASHYEGEVLEVIPEEKYKEDQTSDLYVGYSANYMKVIFEASEAMIGKIVKVKITKAGYPYNEGQFVRVMNEDEPTAAVASF
- a CDS encoding 16S rRNA (uracil(1498)-N(3))-methyltransferase, coding for MQRYFISKSQLHQDHILIEGEDVKHISRVMRMAVGDRIICCTEDGQSAICELDELSADFIKAIPKEWLDEQKRLPVNVTIVQGLPKGDKLETVIQKGAELGADQFIPFKAERSVVKWDEQKSVKKLQRLNKIAKEAAEQSHRTTIPRIDMPQSLSSLIKTSESYDHKLIAYEEEARAGESAKLVQTLHEANMNDRIMVVFGPEGGLSENEVATLKEAGFSSCGLGPRILRTETAAMYVLAAISYHFELMG
- the prmA gene encoding 50S ribosomal protein L11 methyltransferase produces the protein MKWSEISIHTTNEAIEAVSNILHEAGASGVVIEDPMDLVKVWDTTFGEVYQLNPDDYPEEGVILKAYLPVNSFLGETVEQIKEAINGLLVYDIDLGHNTVQISEVNEEEWATAWKKYYKPVKISERITITPTWEDYQPVTTDEIIIELDPGMAFGTGTHPTTVLCVQALEKIIKPGHRVIDVGTGSGVLSIAAASLGADSVDALDLDEIAVKSAALNTKLNKVHHKISVSQNNLLEGVEESYDVVVANLLSEIIVRFTDDVARVLKPGGAFITSGIITAKKQEVKQSILEQGLEIEETLQMEDWVAFIARKPHA
- the dnaJ gene encoding molecular chaperone DnaJ, with protein sequence MSKRDYYEVLGVSKDASEAEMKKAYRKLAKQYHPDINQEPGADEKFKEVTEAYEVLSDSQKRAQYDQFGHADPNQGFGGGGADFGGFGDIFDMFFGGGGRRNPNAPRQGADLQYSMELTFEEAAFGKETDIYIPKEEECSTCDGSGAKPGTSPETCSHCGGAGQLNVEQNTPFGRVVNRRVCHHCEGTGKLIKDKCKTCRGKGKVEVKKKIHVKIPAGIDEGQQIRITGKGEAGVNGGPPGDLFVVVYVKSHDFYERSGDDVLCQMPITFSQAGLGDEIEVPTLHGKVKLKVPAGTQSGTNFRLKGKGIQNVRGYGQGDQHVKIQVITPKHLTDRQKDLLREFSEISGQVPDEQHENFFSKVKKAFKGE